One genomic region from Xenopus laevis strain J_2021 chromosome 2L, Xenopus_laevis_v10.1, whole genome shotgun sequence encodes:
- the tmem167b.L gene encoding protein kish-B precursor: MTNVYSLDGLLVFALLFVCTCAYFRKVPRLRSWLLSEKKGVWGVFYKAAVIGSRLHLAVSISCIAMAFYVLFIK, encoded by the exons ATGACTAACG TTTATTCGCTGGATGGTCTCCTGGTGTTTGCACTTCTGTTTGTGTGTACATGCGCTTACTTCAGGAAGGTGCCACGTCTGCGCAGTTGGCTGCTTTCAGAGAAGAAGGGAGTATGGGGAGTCTTCTATAAAG ctgcaGTCATTGGTTCTCGTTTACACTTGGCTGTCTCTATTTCCTGCATTGCTATGGCCTTTTATGTGCTCTTCATCAAGTGA
- the parl.L gene encoding presenilins-associated rhomboid-like protein, mitochondrial — MYSACWTLRACSGRSWCQGRRLLIEQRNGFKKGPKKPERGDPGAHGVPETMKSSFTSPMAEAMSPARSHIMRQLYKPFLFTLGFSGCSFGVAAIWQYETLKSRMKSYLDDIQADWLGKLRPPKHGVFRKQVNEWWNSLSEGQKTVSGIIALNGLVFCLWRVPSLQRTMIRYFTSNPASHSLCLPMVLSTFSHFSLFHMAANMYVLWSFSTSIVSILGKEQFLAVYLSAGTVSTFVSYVSKIATGRFGPSLGASGAIMTILAAVCTKMPEAKLAIIFLPMFTFTAGNALKAIMAIDAAGLIMGWKFFDHAAHLGGALFGVWYAVYGNELIWRKREPLVKMWHEFRNGPPRSGAS, encoded by the exons ATGTACTCGGCTTGTTGGACGCTGAGAGCTTGTAGTGGAAGAAGCTGGTGTCAAGGGCGAAG ACTTCTTATTGAGCAAAGAAATGGGTTCAAAAAAGGCCCCAAGAAACCAGAGAGAGGAGACCCTGGAGCCCACGGTGTTCCAGAGACTATGAAAAGCAGTTTTACATCTCCTATGGCAGAAGCTATGTCCCCTGCACGTTCCCATATAATGAGACAACTCTACAAGCCATTCCTCTTCACTTTGGGG TTTTCAGGATGCTCGTTTGGAGTTGCCGCCATTTGGCAGTACGAAACACTAAAATCTCGGATGAAGAGTTATTTGGATGATATTCAGGCTGATTGGTTGGGAAAATTACGACCCCCAAAACATGGAGTCTTCAGGAAACAA GTAAATGAGTGGTGGAATAGTCTGAGTGAGGGCCAGAAGACTGTGTCAG GTATAATTGCACTGAATGGCTTGGTGTTCTGCCTTTGGCGAGTGCCTTCACTCCAACGGACAATGATTCGATATTTCACATCAAACCCTGCATCAC ATTCTCTCTGCCTTCCCATGGTTTTGTCTACATTCAGCCACTTTTCTCTGTTCCACATGGCAGCCAATATGTATGTGCTATGGAGCTTTTCCACCAGTATTGTTTCAATACTTGGCAAGGAACAGTTTTTGGCAGTTTACTTGTCAGCTG GGACAGTGTCAACATTTGTCAGTTATGTTTCCAAGATTGCAACAGGACGCTTTGGTCCTTCTCTGGGAGct tCTGGAGCAATTATGACCATTCTTGCTGCAGTGTGCACCAAAATGCCTGAAGCCAAACTCGCCATTATCTTCCTACCCATGTTTACATTCACTGCTGGAAAT GCTCTCAAGGCTATCATGGCTATTGATGCAGCTGGTCTGATCATGGGATGGAAATTTTTTGATCATGCAGCTCATCTTGGTGGGGCTCTTTTTGGAGT CTGGTACGCTGTGTATGGCAATGAACTTATTTGGAGGAAGAGGGAACCACTTGTAAAAATGTGGCATGAATTTCGGAATGGTCCTCCAAGGAGTGGAGCATCCTGA